In the Malassezia vespertilionis chromosome 1, complete sequence genome, one interval contains:
- the COQ5 gene encoding 2-methoxy-6-polyprenyl-1,4-benzoquinol methylase (BUSCO:EOG09264A8D; EggNog:ENOG503NVFH; COG:H), whose product MLSLLQPCAVRALRPHVTPIVARSFNASALMRDDSKKTTHFGYRTVQEDAKRTLVKGVFSSIASSYDMMNDAMSLGIHRLWKNRFVEMLNPRGGIACLDVAGGTGDIALRLLDHARTKHADRETSVTVLDINAQMLTEGQKRVKDTMYWNTPQVKFQLGNAEDLNTPMLVPEHKNPPASTLRNPILPPLVSEPIPDNSKDLYTIAFGIRNVTHIDRAIKEAYRVLKPGGIFACLEFGKVSVPLLTEMYKRYSFSVIPALGQLLVGDRDSYQYLVESIERFPTQAEFAALVADAGFLLPGSAEAQSMGLPTLSSAGAWEDLTLGVATIWTGVKPFA is encoded by the coding sequence ATGCTGTCTCTCTTGCagccgtgcgccgtgcgcgcattgcgtcCTCATGTAACTCCGATTGTAGCACGTTCATTTAATGCTTCTGCATTGATGCGGGACGATTCAAAAAAGACGACGCACTTTGGGTACCGCACGGTGCAAGAAGATGCGAAAAGAACGCTTGTGAAAGGTGTATTTTCCTCGATTGCGTCTTCGTATGACATGATGAATGACGCGATGTCGCTTGGTATTCATCGTCTTTGGAAGAACCGCTTTGTAGAGATGCTCAATCCTCGCGGCGGTATTGCATGCCTCGATGTGGCCGGAGGGACAGGCGAtattgcgctgcgcttgcttgATCACGCGCGAACAAAGCACGCCGATCGCGAGACCTCTGTTACTGTGCTCGACATCAATGCTCAAATGCTGACAGAGGGCCAGAAGCGTGTAAAAGACACCATGTACTGGAACACGCCGCAGGTTAAATTTCAGCTCGGGAACGCCGAAGATCTCAACACGCCGATGCTGGTTCCGGAGCACAAGAACCCTCCTGCAAGCACACTGCGGAACCCTATTTTGCCTCCTCTGGTGAGCGAGCCAATTCCTGACAATTCGAAAGACTTGTATACGATTGCATTTGGTATCCGCAATGTCACGCACATTGACCGCGCTATCAAAGAAGCGTACCGGGTATTGAAGCCGGGCGGTATTTTTGCGTGCCTCGAGTTTGGTAAGGTTTCGGTCCCGCTACTTACAGAGATGTACAAGCGGTACTCGTTCTCGGTTATTcccgcgcttggccagctGCTGGTCGGCGATCGCGACTCGTACCAGTACCTGGTCGAGTCGATTGAGCGCTTTCCGACGCAGGCCGAGTTTGCCGCACTGGTCGCTGATGCTGGATTCCTGCTGCCTGGCTCTGCTGAGGCGCAGTCCATGGGTCTGCCCACTCTCAGCAGCGCAGGTGCATGGGAAGACTTGACCCTAGGGGTAGCGACCATCTGGACCGGGGTCAAGCCGTTTGCATAA
- a CDS encoding uncharacterized protein (COG:S; EggNog:ENOG503Q3CV), whose protein sequence is MSGAENSVQKQHEESTAVYEGIGRYAAYAARLRTLITTGSRYIAYSSDIGEAFRPLTKPIVVSAAYGISWAYIISDVGYTVWHASNHMDPNDSSYKKDLAWIGARRTVFQTLASMFLPALTIHSVVRYSAPLFSKFSNMRARSIGPTVLGLCTVPLLPVLFDHPVEYAVENAFDLVELKAAALQGDAAAQQSFDKKFAEMKNSMLGSKPKVQEPKRIVDTIPSDTPLDGSTVQKLAILGIGIDMVSMPRMRQLLVRQAKRLASSPLYRPLAVAPRYADTASPAESQEPKLLAAAAQHFARRTLSNAESDFWATFAAQAGHEDHLRFLATR, encoded by the coding sequence ATGTCGGGAGCAGAGAATTCGGTGCAGAAGCAACATGAAGAAAGCACAGCCGTATACGAAGGGATCGGTCGCTATGCagcgtacgctgcgcgcctgcgcacgCTTATCACAACGGGTTCACGTTACATTGCATACTCGTCGGACATTGGCGAGGCGTTCCGCCCATTGACCAAGCCAATTGTGGTCAGTGCAGCGTACGGGATCAGCTGGGCATACATTATTTCGGACGTTGGATATACAGTATGGCATGCAAGCAATCATATGGACCCGAATGATTCGAGCTACAAGAAAGATCTTGCGTggatcggcgcgcgccgcaccgtgTTCCAAACACTGGCGAGCATGTTTTTGCCTGCCCTGACGATTCACAGCGTGGTGCggtacagcgcgccgctgtttTCCAAGTTTTCAAatatgcgcgcacgcagcatcGGGCCCACCGTGCTGGGTCTCTGCACTGTGCCGTTGCTTCCCGTGCTCTTTGACCACCCCGTAGAGTACGCTGTGGAAAACGCGTTTGACTTGGTTGAACTTAAGGCCGCTGCATTGCAGGGcgatgccgcggcgcagcaatcGTTTGATAAGAAGTTCGCAGAGATGAAGAACTCCATGTTGGGCTCCAAGCCCAAGGTGCAGGAGCCGAAGCGTATCGTTGACACAATTCCGTCGGACACGCCGTTGGACGGAAGCACTGTACAAAAGCTTGCTATTCTCGGCATCGGTATAGATATGGTATCGATGCCGCGGATGCGCCAGCTCCTTGTTCGCCAAGCCAAGCGCCTTGCTTCTTCACCCTTATACCGGCCGCTTGCCGTAGCGCCGCGCTATGCCGACACTGCGTCGCCTGCCGAGTCGCAGGAGCCCAAGTTGCTTGCAGCAGCCGCACAgcactttgcgcggcgcaccttgtCCAACGCCGAGTCAGACTTTTGGGCCACGTTTGCGGCACAGGCGGGCCATGAAGACCATTTGCGTTTCCTTGCAACCAGGTGA
- a CDS encoding uncharacterized protein (EggNog:ENOG503NY2P; COG:S), with protein MSNRTSGEESSDDSHIVAIPGGGEQIYANILEAESASEDEFDLDVRSHHLSSGVDDDADDADDAEDEDDDDDEDYEVDEDDIEYDLADFNRTRHSDSGNVFFVETDGEMHAEHQIRHLGLEELRQLLVFGLASFDGDLDMADEDDGEGTIPGFRYPGRSGAPSDLWEPTTKPVAAGSELEFSGDFGIPWKSMSGTRPGPYHTSYNLATQIARRKLTSRLAHKTSYTPMIPNSKGVIMAEYSAPCYSGQYSEDASFFYTCNRDMRVHIYDTTKPPLKRAIKYREDEVHTHALDPADQTTSLNLMQTVEARGGQWTITDVNLSPDNQWIIYSSISPYVSLSPVKRMEDEEAPQQVTLDFSSPENDHFGIWSLRFSGDSREILAGGHCGSIFVYDVEAQRRILNVVGHQDDVNSVAFTDTTSSNVFVSGGDDAFLKLWDRRSLGHGKPAGVLPGHTEGITYISPKGDGRYCISNSKDQSVRLWDLRNLQSSEASQGTDRVDLGLRNWDYRYMPYRPPRFYAHPLDSSVMAYRGHSVLRTLIRCYFSPKETTGQQYIYSGSADGRIHIWSLDGQIVQIIDRSETYPLCTGRDRTTTDPSAPDWAMPDMHASSRRYLRRVHGGSRSIVRDVSWHPGEPTMMSTSWDTPNGSGGSIAQHEWKGHDKV; from the exons ATGTCGAATCGTACGAGCGGCGAGGAGTCCAGCGATGATAGCCACATTGTAGCAATTCCGGGAGGTGGTGAGCAGATTTACGCCAATATTCTTGAGGCAGAGAGCGCGAGTGAAGACGAGTTTGA CCTTGACGTAAGAAGTCATCATTTGTCATCGGGggtcgacgacgacgcggaCGACGCGGACGATGCGGAAGAtgaggacgacgacgacgatgagGACTATGAGGTGGACGAAGACGATATTGAGTACGACCTTGCTGATTTCAATCGCACTCGACACAGCGACTCAGGCAACGTTTTCTTTGTGGAGACGGATGGAGAAATGCATGCTGAACATCAAATACGGCACCTTGGCTTGGAAGAGCTGCGTCAGCTGCTTGTGTTTGGCTTAGCATCATTTGATGGTGACCTTGACATGgccgacgaggacgacggGGAAGGC ACCATCCCAGGGTTCCGCTACCCCGGCCGCTCTGGTGCTCCGAGCGATCTTTGGGAGCCCACGACAAAGCCCGTTGCGGCGGGTTCCGAGCTTGAGTTCAGCGGTGATTTCGGTATTCCATGGAAATCTATGAGCGGAACAAGACCTGGTCCTTACCACACATCCTACAACCTTGCGACGCAAATCGCGCGTAGGAAATTGACTTCGCGACTCGCCCACAAAACGAGCTACACTCCCATGATACCCAATTCGAAGGGCGTGATTATGGCAGAATACTCTGCCCCTTGCTACAGTGGACAATATTCAGAAGACGCGTCCTTTTTTTATACGTGCAACCGGGACATGCGCGTTCATATCTATGATACCACCAAGCCGCCATTGAAACGGGCAATTAAATATAGAGAGGATGAGGTGCATACCCATGCTTTGGACCCTGCTGACCAGACCACGTCACTGAATCTTATGCAAACCGtggaggcgcgcggtgGGCAATGGACCATTACTGATGTGAATCTTTCTCCGGATAACCAATGGATTATTTACTCGAGTATTTCGCCCTACGTGAGTCTTTCGCCTGTGAAGCGGATGGAAGATGAAGAGGCGCCGCAACAAGTTACACTTGACTTTTCCTCGCCCGAGAACGACCATTTTGGCATTTGGTCTCTCCGATTCTCTGGCGACTCGCGCGAAATTTTAGCAGGCGGGCACTGCGGCTCGATTTTTGTATACGATGTGGAAGCACAGCGCCGGATTTTGAATGTAGTGGGACACCAGGACGATGTGAACAGCGTCGCCTTTACTGATACCACGTCCTCCAATGTGTTCGTGAGTGGTGGCGATGACGCTTTCTTAAAGCTGTGGGATCGTCGCTCTTTGGGCCATGGCAAGCCTGCAGGTGTGCTTCCAGGGCACACGGAAGGCATCACCTACATATCGCCAAAGGGTGATGGGCGCTACTGTATATCGAACTCGAAGGACCAGAGTGTGCGCCTTTGGGATTTGCGCAATTTGCAAAGCAGTGAAGCAAGTCAAGGTACGGACCGCGTAGATCTAGGATTGCGCAATTGGGACTACAGGTACATGCCGTACCGCCCGCCTCGCTTTTATGCGCACCCACTGGATAGCTCAGTGATGGCATACCGTGGTCATTCTGTGCTTCGCACGCTCATCCGTTGCTACTTTAGTCCCAAGGAGACCACTGGTCAGCAATATATTTACTCGGGCAGCGCCGATGGGCGCATCCATATCTGGTCGCTCGACGGGCAGATTGTCCAGATAATCGACCGCAGCGAAACATATCCACTATGCACCGGCAGGGACAGGACAACTACCGATCCTTCTGCGCCCGACTGGGCAATGCCAGACATGCACGCATCGAGCCGTCGCtatttgcggcgcgtgcatggTGGCTCGAGAAGCATTGTGCGTGATGTGAGCTGGCATCCAGGGGAGCCTACTATGATGAGCACGTCCTGGGATACGCCCAATGGAAGCGGCGGAAGCATTGCACAGCACGAATGGAAAGGCCACGACAAGGTGTAG
- the RIM1 gene encoding ssDNA-binding protein, mitochondrial (EggNog:ENOG503P5Q2; COG:E) — MNLIGRLVSQPEVRESRNGKEYLRYVIATNDPLGPPQENGTPAEPTSSFHSIFAFGESTVNRLRELQKGTLMYVEADFRVARTPGEGDMPPQDQILSQHRSYKVILRPKQDV; from the exons ATGAACCTCATTGGCCGCCTCGTCAGCCAGCccgaggtgcgcgagagcCGCAACGGCAAAGAGTACCTCCGCTACGTGATCGCAACGAACGATCCGCTTGGCCCGCCCCAGGAGAATGGAACTCCTGCGGAACCTACCTCGTCGTTCCATTCTATCTTTGCGTTTGGCGAGTCGACGGTGAACCGTCTCCGCGAACTACAGAAGGG CACACTTATGTACGTCGAGGCCGATTTCCGCGTGGCCCGCACCCCTGGCGAGGGTGACATGCCTCCTCAGGACCAGATCCTTTCGCAGCACA GGAGCTACAAGGTGATTCTGCGCCCCAAACAGGACGTATAG
- a CDS encoding uncharacterized protein (COG:U; EggNog:ENOG503NXE5; TransMembrane:1 (o473-504i)), whose translation MSAQHSGLRVQLASLNANAKLESDALPEFERWLIPTCGEDETSGFATAPTPPRLKPSAMCVGPREAPDLYAVGFQELGALSAALAGCTETLRASVDREIRRTLRVHQATVRPDRMYDPLEMGGGPENYALIAEVVHGGIVLFVYARERPPQVVAAHRKEVRSAAERIREVRTTQVGTGIFDVMGNKGAVGARVRVASSTPGAEDEVYTFVCAHLAAHDHNVQRRNADWRSIAERLVFSHKQLGYIPSVLPRNLGGDPSATIAQVQSVPTKTVAEHQSSALDEKEYSLYDTHRLFVMGDLNYRISANSVGVNPADGTSDPSKFPPLNKRDIKSMLASKDPERWTWLLPYDQLIAQRAHTPPLAFQELCVPDMNRWRIPPTYKYIIPASSKQGADILNPKRIPGWTDRILWSGGDAQCELYRSIMRSRKSDHKPITAILALDPAPATFLRAPWPINPQWRSLQRTGIVLDRIVGYLWSLLLLFGNGSLLFAFLELVLLVGLSVWYLQTASLPFQ comes from the coding sequence ATGtctgcgcagcacagtgGCTTGCGTGTTCAACTAGCGTCCCTGAATGCAAACGCAAAGCTAGAGAGCGATGCACTTCCGGAATTTGAGCGGTGGCTAATCCCAACGTGCGGCGAGGACGAAACAAGTGGGTTTGCTACAGCACCGACTCCTCCCCGATTAAAACCTTCCGCAATGTGCGTTGGCCCGCGAGAGGCCCCGGATTTGTACGCAGTCGGCTTCCAGGAACTGGGTGCTCTTTCCGCCGCCCTTGCGGGCTGCACAGAGACTTTGCGTGCTTCGGTAGATCGCGAAATTCGACGCACGCTCCGCGTCCACCAAGCCACGGTGCGGCCTGACCGCATGTATGACCCACTGGAAATGGGAGGTGGCCCTGAAAACTATGCACTGATTGCCGAGGTGGTACATGGCGGTATCGTGCTTTTTGTgtatgcgcgcgagcgaccACCACAAGTTGtagcggcgcaccgcaaaGAGGTAcggagcgcagcagagCGTATCCGCGAAGTGCGCACCACACAAGTCGGCACGGGCATATTTGATGTTATGGGAAACAAGGGCGCAGTTGGTGCTCGCGTTCGTGttgcgtcgagcacgccgGGCGCCGAGGACGAAGTGTACACGTTTGTATGTGCCcatcttgcagcgcacgaccacaatgtgcagcgccggaaTGCAGATTGGCGCTCCATTGCCGAGCGACTCGTCTTCAGCCACAAGCAGCTGGGGTACATTCCCAGCGTTTTGCCGCGGAATTTGGGCGGCGACCCGTCGGCAACGATCGCCCAGGTGCAAAGTGTGCCCACCAAGACGGTCGCGGAGCACCAGTCgagcgcgctggacgaaaAAGAGTATTCGCTATACGATACGCACCGACTGTTTGTCATGGGCGACCTGAACTACCGGATCAGCGCGAATAGTGTGGGTGTAAATCCTGCAGATGGCACGTCCGACCCAAGCAAGTTCCCCCCTTTGAACAAGCGAGACATCAAGTCTATGCTTGCATCCAAGGACCCGGAACGTTGGACATGGCTGCTTCCTTACGACCAGCTTATAGCACAGCGAGCACATACCCCTCCTTTGGCATTTCAAGAGCTGTGTGTCCCCGACATGAACCGCTGGCGCATCCCGCCGACCTACAAGTATATCATCCCTGCCAGCAGCAAGCAAGGGGCGGATATACTCAACCCTAAACGTATTCCGGGCTGGACGGACCGCATTTTGTGGAGCGGTGGCGATGCACAGTGTGAGCTGTACCGCAGCATCATGCGCAGCCGCAAATCGGATCACAAACCAATTACCGCGATCCTCGCCCTAGACCCTGCCCCCGCCActtttctgcgcgcgccatggccgaTAAATCCGCAATGGCGCTCGTTGCAAAGGACCGGCATTGTGTTGGATCGTATAGTTGGGTATCTATGGTCGCTGCTACTCCTTTTTGGCAATGGCAGCCTGTTATTTGCATTTTTGGAACTGGTCTTGCTCGTTGGTTTGTCCGTCTGGTACCTGCAGACGGCTTCCCTTCCCTTCCAGTAA
- a CDS encoding uncharacterized protein (EggNog:ENOG503PM14), with protein sequence MASAAAPLNYLLTLYQRYDSLRNSIALLREQTLNTPGIEDWPSVQTHYSNLLSHTFSIASALQSATPHFLAAQIATLNEFLEAEALDANLFGDEPSAGGASSLLYGSGSMSGLPPVHDTDKDNTLNVLAVHPSLPIPDSKLNWLGTLLRTVPEIEVSAEEARMVAIYDKKRPEYDEEALSMQIRAHDEKSLRALRSWYHLLHAPDSAGDTYDFATRIVDEE encoded by the exons ATGGCATCTGCTGCGGCTCCTCTCAACTATCTACTTACACTGTACCAGCGATACGACTCGCTACGCAACTCCATTGCGTTACTGCGCGAACAGACGCTCAACACACCCGGTATTGAAGATTG GCCCTCGGTGCAGACGCACTACTCAAATCTCTTGTCCCACACGTTTTCAATTGCATCTGCACTGCAGTCTGCGACGCCGCATTTTCTagctgcgcaaatcgcAACTCTAAACGAATTTCTCGAGGcggaggcgctcgacgcgaaTTTGTTTGGCGACGAGCCGAGTGCGGGTGGCGCAAGCTCGCTCTTGTACGGGAGCGGGAGCATGTCTGGTCTACCGCCAGTACATGATACGGACAAGGACAACACGCTGAATGTTTTGGCCGTGCATCCCAGCTTGCCGATTCCAGACAGCAAGCTCAACTGGCTCGgtacgctgctgcgcacggtaCCAGAAATCGAAGTGAGTGCAGAAGAGGCGCGTATGGTAGCAATCTACGACAAGAAGCGCCCAGAATACGACGAGGAAGCGTTATCTATGCAGATCCGCGCACACGACGAGAAAAGTTTACGCGCGCTTCGTTCCTGGTATCACTTGTTACATGCGCCGGACAGTGCAGGAGACACGTATGACTTTGCCACACGTATCGTGGACGAGGAATAG
- a CDS encoding lipoyl synthase (COG:H; EggNog:ENOG503NWHD) has protein sequence MGALDMWCRTWPLRALRRSAPLKISYSPKEYPFSVDGALDEHGKVPSTPYDRSPLLVCPLFAELQSRSREGGSLEGYGLAFSQGSVEKPAKDAPPGLSPWDPHAPKQKRTVPNGTTEKEKFLLYVYKPPGRFAIYPQKLSLNELPSGQVMRTVLDDMLSKPASILDNEAHIYVCTHGTRDCRCGVAGDQLLHALRSKVKENNTECAAKGTKPAKQVKIFPVSHVGAHKFAANALIYPHGDWYGNLRVTDVPLLLRAALAPASPRHDLHDLRERLVVWPRWRGRLGLSSLEQREHMSIWGPSLVYSAQLKPRARLGTPEPTPKEVPVSDTAIPLRFRSFEGEWFDATGVLGESLMQVAKRHDLPGIEATCEGELECATCHAYLCDALPGDAMGRGDVDNMPKDADQLFGPISDEEDDMLEYALRLKPSSRLTCQVRVTRDVAAWMRRGGRVELPQY, from the exons ATGGGGGCGCTTGACATGTGGTGCCGGACGTGGCcgttgcgcgccttgcgtaGGAGTGCGCCACTGAAGATATCATACAGT CCAAAGGAATACCCATTTAGCGTCGACGGTGCACTGGACGAACACGGTAAAGTCCCTTCTACGCCGTACGACAGGTCGCCCCTACTGG TGTGTCCTTTGTTTGCAGAGCTGCAGAGCCGCTCTCGAGAAGGAGGCTCGCTTGAGGGCTACGGACTTGCCTTTTCCCAAGGCAGCGTGGAAAAGCCTGCGAAAGATGCACCTCCGGGACTTTCACCATGGGACCCGCATGCGCCGAAACAAAAACGCACAGTGCCGAATGGAACGACAGAAAAGGAGAAGTTTTTGTTGTACGTGTACAAACCACCCGGACGCTTTGCGATCTATCCCCAGAAGCTTTCTCTTAATGAGCTTCCCAGTGGTCAGGTGATGCGTACAGTGCTAGATGACATGCTTTCCAAGCCGGCGTCCATCCTCGACAATGAGGCACACATTTATGTATGCACGCATGGAACTCGCGACTGTCGATGTGGCGTTGCTGGCGATCAACTTTTACATGCACTACGCTCCAAAGTGAAGGAGAACAATACTGAATGTGCTGCAAAAGGCACTAAACCTGCAAAGCAAGTCAAGATATTTCCTGTTAGCCatgtcggcgcgcacaag TTTGCCGCGAATGCTCTTATATACCCACACGGCGATTGGTATGGTAATCTACGCGTTACCGATGTTCC ACTGCTTCTTcgcgcggcacttgcgcctgcTTCTCCGCGGCACGATCTTCATGATCTACGCGAACGTCTGGTGGTATGGCCGCGATGGCGCGGTCGCTTAGGGCTTTCTTCGTTGGAGCAGCGGGAGCATATGAGTATATGGGGACCATCACTGGTTTACAGTGCACAGCTTAAACCTCgggcgcgccttggcacACCCGAGCCCACACCGAAAGAAGTACCCGTGTCCGATACGGCGATCCCTCTAAGGTTCCGCTCGTTTGAAGGCGAGTGGTTCGATGCAAcaggcgtgcttggcgagtCGCTCATGCAAGTCGCGAAACGGCACGATCTTCCTGGAATTGAAGCTACATGTGAAGGTGAGCTGGAATGTGCAACATGCCATGCCTACTTGTGCGACGCGTTGCCTGGTGATGCTATGGGACGAGGCGACGTGGACAACATGCCCAAAGACGCCGATCAACTGTTTGGCCCGATCAGTGACGAAGAAGACGACATGCTCGAATACGCTCTACGACTAAAGCCTAGCAGCAGGCTCACATGCCAAGTCCGGGTGACGCGCGATGTTGCCGCTTGGATGCGACGCGGTGGGCGTGTAGAATTACCGCAGTATTAA
- a CDS encoding uncharacterized protein (COG:O; EggNog:ENOG503P5A0): MGVQVITSYDQFKQVTGGDKPVVIDFWATWCGPCKMIGPIFEKISDTPASEKLDFYKVDVDEQSQIASEVGIRAMPTFVVFKGGEKIETIVGADPAKLQEAITKYAQ, translated from the coding sequence ATGGGTGTGCAAGTAATTACCTCGTACGATCAGTTCAAGCAGGTGACGGGTGGCGACAAGCCGGTCGTGATCGATTTTTGGGCAACTTGGTGTGGGCCCTGCAAAATGATTGGTCCCATCTTTGAGAAGATTTCCGACACCCCCGCCAGCGAGAAGCTCGACTTTTACAAGGTCGACGTCGACGAGCAGAGCCAGATTGCGTCCGAGGTTGGTATTCGCGCTATGCCTACGTTTGTTGTTTTCAAGGGCGGCGAGAAGATCGAGACGATTGTTGGTGCCGACCCTGCCAAGCTCCAGGAGGCGATCACCAAATACGCCCAGTAG
- the PHB1 gene encoding Prohibitin-1, subunit of the prohibitin complex (Phb1p-Phb2p) (COG:O; SECRETED:SignalP(1-19); EggNog:ENOG503NW8M) gives MSSMASNFISRFAVPLGLGALCVQASIYDVPGGYRAVMFDRFTGVKKTASDEGTHFLIPWLQKAVLFDVRIKPRTISTTTGSKDLQMVTLSLRVLSRPDIPDLPRIYQNLGQDYDERVLPSIGNEVLKATVAQFDAAELITQREVVSARIREDLLNRAREFNIVLEDVSITHLTFGPEFTKAVEQKQIAQQDAERAKFVVEKAEQERQASVIRAEGEAEAASLITRALQKAGDGILTFRRIEAAQDIAKTLSESRNVTYLPHGNNVLLGMNQQQI, from the exons ATGTCGTCCATGGCGTCCAATTTTATTTCCAGGTTTGCTG TTCCGCTTGGCCTCGGTGCGCTTTGCGTGCAAGCGAGCATATATGATGTTCCCGGTGGGTACCGCGCGGTGATGTTTGATCGCTTTACCGGTGTAAAGAAAACA GCAAGCGATGAGGGTACTCATTTCTTGATTCCTTGGCTGCAAAAAGCAGTCTTGTTTGACGTCCGTATTAAGCCAAGGACGATTTCGACCACGACGGGCTCCAAGGATCTGCAAATGGTTACCTTGTCTCTGCGTGTCCTTTCCAGGCCGGACATTCCTGACCTTCCGCGCATTTACCAAAACCTTGGTCAAGATTATGACGAGCGTGTCCTGCCGTCGATCGGCAACGAAGTACTCAAGGCGACGGTTGCGCAGTTCGACGCTGCGGAACTCATTACCCAGCGTGAAGTAGTCAGCGCACGCATTCGCGAAGACCTGCTGAATCGCGCACGCGAGTTTAATATCGTTCTGGAGGATGTCTCTATCACCCATCTCACGTTCGGTCCCGAGTTCACCAAGGCCGTCGAGCAAAAGCAAattgcgcagcaagacgcTGAGCGTGCCAAGTTTGTCGTTGAAAAGGCCGAGCAGGAGCGTCAAGCGTCGGTGATCCGCGCTGAGGGTGAGGCTGAAGCTGCGTCTTTGATCACACGCGCACTGCAAAAGGCCGGTGACGGGATCCTGACGTTCCGCCGAATTGAGGCGGCGCAAGATATTGCCAAGACGCTAAGTGAATCACGCAATGTGACTTACTTGCCGCACGGCAACAATGTATTGCTCGGCATGAACCAACAGCAAATATAG
- a CDS encoding uncharacterized protein (TransMembrane:2 (i166-187o199-219i)) translates to MSQNEQLKNQVNQTANKAGKAANDAANKTEKAANDVASKTEKAANDAASKTEKTANDAANKAEKTANDAANKAEKVINDGISKTEKVAHDSAAQAKAGAQRAQEHAENFLDEAKATAQRVGGIISKEAEELEDRAKEAGKSISKHFEDGTNQVKVYWKDFSSNPRYWLTTLSVFNVAALGTAGYFGYKNRKDIQTWDRGLLSAVAVGIISFIGGESYLATKYTKKQTK, encoded by the exons ATGTCGCAAAACGAGCAGCTTAAAAA CCAAGTTAACCAGACCGCCAACAAGGCTGGTAAGGCCGCTAACGATGCTGCCAACAAAACAGAGAAGGCCGCTAACGACGTTGCCAGCAAGACCGAGAAGGCCGCCAACGATGCTGCCAGCAAGACTGAGAAGACCGCCAACGATGCTGCCAACAAGGCCGAGAAGACTGCTAACGATGCTGCCAACAAGGCTGAGAAGGTTATTAACGACGGTATTAGCAAAACAGAGAAGGTTGCCCATGATAGTGCCGCCCAGGCCAAGGCTGGCGCTCAGCGTGCGCAGGAGCATGCCGAAAACTTCTTGGATGAGGCCAAGGCTACTGCGCAAAGGGTCGGTGGTATTATTAGCAAGGAGGCTGAGGAGCTTGAGGACCGTGCCAAGGAGGCCGGTAAGAGCATTTCCAAGCACTTTGAGGATGGCACGAACCAGGTAAAGGTCTACTGGAAAGACTTCAGCAGCAACCCCCGCTATTGGCTTACCACGCTCAGCGTGTTTAacgtcgctgcgcttggtACTGCTGGCTACTTTGGCTACAAGAACCGCAAGGATATCCAAACCTGGGATAGGGGTCTCCTTTCTGCCGTCGCTGTCGGTATCATTTCGTTCATCGGTGGTGAGAGCTATCTTGCTACGAAGTACACTAAGAAGCAAACCAAGTAA
- a CDS encoding glycerate 3-kinase (COG:S; EggNog:ENOG503P4CG), which translates to MVGKEDVIYLYLPYAEMKTVGDANFSNALLQGRGQPGTHDIERGRRILSTLHENTFDVLSLPKYDKSARGGFGDRYADEVEIQRPLDIVLFEGWCLGFCALDAPALDGLWAAPYTDELAYFLHTREDFDAINDSLRRWESAWYPYIDAFIQYMPSAAPEITPWSLVYPWRLEAEHEMKKLNGGIGMSDAQIQSFVARFLPTYEIFAMDLRERNPWSGKCLCFELGPDRVAKAVYRV; encoded by the exons atggtggGGAAAGAAGATGTGATCT ACCTGTACCTTCCGTACGCAGAAATGAAAACGGTCGGTGACGCAAATTTTTCCAACGCGCTGTTGCAAGGGCGCGGTCAGCCAGGAACGCACGATATTGAGCGCGGCAGGCGTATCCTGAGCACATTGCATGAAAACACATTCGATGTGTTGTCGCTGCCCAAATACGACAAGAGCGCGAGAGGCGGTTTTGGCGACAGATATGCGGACGAAGTAGAAATCCAGAGGCCACTGGATATTGTGCTTTTCGAAGGATGGTGCCTCGGATTTTGCGCACTCGATGCACCGGCACTAGATGGTTTATGGGCTGCGCCGTACACGGATGAACTTGCCTATTTCTTGCATACGCGAGAGGACTTTGACGCGATAAACGATAgtctgcggcgctgggagTCTGCGTGGTACCCCTACATTGACGCGTTTATTCAGTATATGCCAAGTGCTGCGCCTGAAATCACGCCGTGGTCGCTTGTATATCCATGGCGGCTAGAGGCAGAGCATGAGATGAAAAAGCTGAATGGCGGAATAGGCATGTCTGACGCGCAAATCCAATCATTTGTAGCGCGGTTCCTGCCCACCTACGAAATCTTTGCGATGGACCTGCGCGAACGCAACCCGTGGAGCGGTAAATGTTTGTGCTTTGAACTGGGTCCAGATCGCGTCGCCAAAGCAGTGTATCGAGTATAG